The Dendropsophus ebraccatus isolate aDenEbr1 chromosome 10, aDenEbr1.pat, whole genome shotgun sequence genome has a segment encoding these proteins:
- the SLC1A5 gene encoding neutral amino acid transporter B(0) produces MKECNGDAAEPPVPPGLHRPPQPSASCCARTRRFLSGNALVLLTVAGVLLGAALGMAVRPLQLDAAQIYRFSFPGELLLRLLKMIILPLVVCSLVSGAASLQPSALGKLGGWAMLFFLVTTLLASGLGVCLALLIRPGDGAQAQSGQGDGVQSKEVVDSFLDLVRNIFPSNLVSAAFQSYSTFYKEEVVNASGSEVNVSDILHVNKTLIKVPYGQEVEGMNILGLVVFAIVFGVALRKLGEEGEILIKFFNSFNEATMVLVTWIMWYAPLGIMFLVAGKIVEMEDVVLLFTSLGKYICCCLVGHAIHGLIVLPLIYFAFTRKNPYRFLWGIVSALATAFGTSSSSATLPLMMKCVEEKNGVSKQISRFILPIGATVNMDGAALFQCVAAVFIAQLNNHDLDFIAIITILVTATASSVGAAGIPAGGVLTLAIILEAVGLPTNDISLILAVDWLVDRTCTILNVEGDAFGAGLLQVYSDRTAEPSGEDVNLTAVRVMTEDQPEGDPLLKKDVCVVVDGSSPSDKESTM; encoded by the exons ATGAAGGAATGTAACGGAGACGCCGCCGAGCCCCCGGTGCCCCCCGGCCTGCACCGGCCCCCGCAGCCGTCCGCCTCGTGCTGCGCCCGCACCCGCCGCTTCCTGAGCGGTAACGCGCTGGTGCTGCTGACGGTGGCCGGGGTGCTGCTGGGCGCGGCGCTCGGGATGGCGGTGCGGCCGCTGCAGCTGGACGCCGCGCAGATCTACCGCTTCTCGTTCCCCGGggagctgctgctgcggctgctgaagATGATCATCCTCCCGCTGGTGGTGTGCAGCCTGGTGTCCGGCGCCGCCTCCCTGCAGCCCTCCGCACTGGGCAAGCTCGGCGGCTGGGCCATGCTCTTCTTCCTGGTCACCACACTGCTCGCCTCCGGCCTCGGGGTCTGCCTGGCGCTGCTCATCCGCCCCGGGGACGGAGCTCAGGCCCAGAGCGGGCAGGGGGACGGCGTGCAGAGCAAGGAGGTGGTCGACTCCTTCCTGGACCTCGTCAG AAACATCTTCCCATCGAACTTGGTGTCGGCCGCCTTCCAGTCG TACTCCACGTTCTATAAGGAGGAGGTCGTCAATGCTTCCGGCAGTGAAGTAAATGTATCCGACATCTTGCACGTGAACAAGACATTGATTAAG GTGCCCTATGGTCAGGAGGTGGAGGGCATGAACATCCTGGGCCTGGTGGTCTTTGCCATTGTTTTCGGGGTGGCTCTGCGGAAgttgggggaggagggagagattcTAATCAAGTTCTTCAACTCCTTCAATGAAGCCACCATGGTGCTGGTGACCTGGATCATGTG GTACGCACCGCTCGGTATCATGTTCCTGGTGGCCGGGAAGATCGTGGAGATGGAGGATGTGGTGCTGCTCTTCACCAGCCTGGGGAAGTACATCTGCTGCTGCCTGGTGGGGCACGCCATCCACGGCCTTATCGTGCTGCCACTCATCTACTTCGCCTTCACCCGGAAGAACCCCTACCGATTCCTGTGGGGTATCGTCAGCGCCCTGGCCACAGCATTTGGCACATCATCTAG CTCAGCCACCCTCCCACTGATGATGAAATGTGTTGAAGAAAAAAACGGTGTTTCCAAACAGATCAGCCGATTCATCCTCCCCATTGGTGCCACAGTAAACATGGACGGAGCTGCGTTATTCCAGTGTGTTGCCGCAGTCTTCATCGCGCAGCTCAACAACCATGATTTGGACTTCATTGCGATCATTACCATCCT GGTCACAGCCACAGCATCCAGTGTGGGGGCTGCAGGTATCCCGGCGGGCGGCGTGCTGACACTGGCCATCATCCTCGAGGCGGTCGGCCTTCCTACCAATGACATCTCTCTCATCCTGGCTGTGGACTGGTTGGT TGACCGCACCTGCACGATATTGAACGTAGAAGGAGACGCCTTTGGTGCTGGCCTGCTCCAGGTGTACAGTGACCGGACAGCAGAGCCCAGCGGTGAGGACGTGAACCTCACAGCGGTACGAGTGATGACAGAGGACCAGCCGGAGGGTGACCCCCTCTTGAAGAAGGacgtgtgtgtagtggtggacgGCAGCAGCCCCTCAGACAAGGAGTCCACCATGTGA